One Candidatus Atelocyanobacterium thalassa isolate ALOHA genomic window, GCCTGTTAGGATAGACTTTGTAAGTTAAATTCTAATTTTGAAAATGACACAAGTAAGCATTATTTTACCTCATGGTGGTCAATTAATTGATTGCATTGCACCTTTAAACAAAAGAGAAGAGTTTTTATCCCAACAAAATAACTTACCAAAACTACTATTAGATGAGCGTGCTGTCTCTGATCTCGTTATGATAGCAATTGGAGGATTTAGCCCTCTCACAGGTTTCATGGAAGAAGAAGATTATCGATCAGTAGTTGAAAATATGCATTTAAGTAACGGAACTCCTTGGTCAATTCCAATCACTTTACCTGTTAAAGAAGAAGTTGCAAATTGTTTTAGAGAAGGAGACCTGATTAGATTAGATAATTCAGATGGTGAATTTATTGGAGTTTTAGAATTAACTCAAAAATATAAATATCAGAAAAGTAAAGAAGCAATAAAAGTTTATAAAACTGAAGACGAGAAACATCCTGGAGTTCAGGTATTATATGGACAAGGAGAAATTAATTTAGCTGGACCTGTATGGTTATTAAAAAGAAATAGCCATAAACTTTTTCCAAAGTATCAGATCGATCCTAAAGAATCTAGAAAATTATTCCAAGAAAAAAAATGGTCTACTATCGTTGGATTTCAAACACGTAATCCAATTCATCGAGCTCATGAATATATTCAAAAATGTGCTTTAGAAGTAGTGGATGGTTTGTTTTTACATCCTCTGGTTGGTGCTACAAAGAGTGATGATATTCCTGCAGATGTACGAATGAAATGTTATGAAATCATGATAGATAATTATTTCCCTCAAGAAAGAGTTACTTTAGCTATTAATCCATCAGCTATGCGATATGCAGGACCTAGA contains:
- the sat gene encoding sulfate adenylyltransferase, yielding MTQVSIILPHGGQLIDCIAPLNKREEFLSQQNNLPKLLLDERAVSDLVMIAIGGFSPLTGFMEEEDYRSVVENMHLSNGTPWSIPITLPVKEEVANCFREGDLIRLDNSDGEFIGVLELTQKYKYQKSKEAIKVYKTEDEKHPGVQVLYGQGEINLAGPVWLLKRNSHKLFPKYQIDPKESRKLFQEKKWSTIVGFQTRNPIHRAHEYIQKCALEVVDGLFLHPLVGATKSDDIPADVRMKCYEIMIDNYFPQERVTLAINPSAMRYAGPREAIFHAIIRKNYGCTHFIVGRDHAGVGDYYGTYDAQEIFNEFDSSALGILPMKFEHAFYCKKTQQMATSKTSPSKEEDRVHLSGTKVREMLRKGNMPPIEFSRPEVAKELIKAMKN